A segment of the Solanum lycopersicum chromosome 9, SLM_r2.1 genome:
ACTAGTACCTtgtacaacaacaataacataacatatatattcaCGATAACGTGTATACAGATTTACCCCCTACTCGTATCGTAGTTACGATTATAACTTTTTTCCcccttttcttttatattaattgtgtGGTGCCAGGCTTGCACTCCAATCCTCCACAAGGTATATCGTTGGCATAAAGTAATGGGGTTGCTTCAAAGCCAACCGAATCTTACTCTTTTCCTCACttacatatacaattaaaactttatattatacaaaaaaaaaattaaaataatatcaattatctatttatctatatatatatatattgcaaagTTTGTTAGTGCAAGAAAACAGTGAACATTTTCAAGATTTCTACTCACGGGGGCGGcttctttttttcattctacctaaaagaaaaaaaatcactctTAATAACACCAtcaaaactatatattatatacatatatatagtcACTTTTGTTACATCATTTTctcaatctaaaaaaaaaaaaagaacttctctttgtttgattacttttttctttgaaaaaagtAAGTggttttttaaatgataaaaatcaaGAAGTGTTACACTATGGAAGTTCATGACGATCGTGGTTGTGATCAAGATCAACAGTTGAATATGGTGATTAAGAGAAGGCGGACTAAGAGACCTAGGCCGCCTTCTCCTTTAACTTTAGGGATTACTACTAGCTCATGTAGCACTGTGGAAGGTGCTAGTAGTGGTGAATTGGTGGATGGACACGTGGCGAACTCTTTGTTACGTTCAAATAATTGTGGTGGGATGATTGATGATAAGATTGTTAGGAATACgaatcaagaagaagaagatatggCGAATTGTTTGATTCTTCTAGCACAAGGTCATAATTTTCAAAAGTCATCGTCGTTGTCTCAATCTCCAACGTTAGATGTTTATCAATGCAAGACATGCAATCGTTCCTTCCCATCTTTCCAAGCACTTGGTGGACACAGAGCAAGTCATAAGAAACCAAAAACCCTAGAAGATCAAATCAAGAATCTGAAATCaaatgatcatcatcatcatcaacaagcTGAGAATAATATTCGTCTTAAACTGAACAACAATGATGATCATGTCACTACTCTATCACTCCAAATCCcgaacaacagcaacaacaacagtaaCAACAAGAATAAGAATAGGGTTCACGAGTGCTCGATTTGTGGGGCCGAGTTCAACTCAGGTCAAGCATTAGGTGGACACATGAGAAGACATAGGCCATTACCAAATAGTATTGCAATTACATCAAATCATCATATCCATGAAGaatctcatcatcatcatcatcatgatcaACAAATTATCAAGAATAACACAAGGGCATTTTTGTCATTGGACCTTAATCTTCCGGCGCCGGAAGACGATCACCGGCCGGAAAATTCTAAATTCACCTTTGCAACAAAAGAACAAGTCATTGTCTTCTCAGCTTCATCTTTGGTTGATTGCCATTactaaatcatcaaaaaaaaaaacactcactttatttttattttatttcttaaaatcttgaattatttaatttcaaaccattgacaattgtgaattataaattgtttaacattcatttttaatattaataatatatatttatttgatatttaattaatagacATAATTCTTgtatgattatttaattttcttgttttgaATTCTTTGAGTATGGGGTTTAATTTACTCTCATGTGTTTGGccttttatttaaagaaaagtaattttttttatccatcTGATCTGGCTTTCTTCAATATTCTTTACTTTAAtcatgtgtttttttaaaaagaaaaagtagtaaccccccaccccaacccccaccccccacccacCCAAAAAAAGTACATGAAAGGTCTCATTCTTAATTAGTCATAAtttagtgaaagaaaaaaaaacgatTTTATGTACATAGGTAAGTTATATTGACTTGATAAAATGAccaaattatttgaattttcgatatgatttttgttttaatttgttatacaCTAACCTTTCATTATTACACTATCGATAGTTACTctcttaagaaataataaattaaataacagGAATAATGTTACTTTTTCCTAATTActtattcacttttatttttatttgttcattttaataaggacgattcttttttaatttattatatcctCAATTAATCACTTTATAAAAGATAGAACTTCTtggaaatattaattttattaatgcaTCTACTTCATACTAAGTAATAATTGTAAAATGACAAATTCACTAggtcaataattattttcttaataggtgtatCAATTTAAGAGGGCTTAAGGACGTaggaaatattaataaaaaagataaaatagacataaaaggtaaattatctcttgattttttaaactgaataattattattacataaaGTAAGTAAAGGATAATGctaaatgaccaaaaaaattggctaaaaaatttataatatctttttttattttaaaataaactaatcttttttttattttttaattaaaaatattaaaattaaaaggataaaaatattttaaaaagtaaattcttatatttaacaaaagtatatattttttgggAGTTGGAAAAAGGAGGATTATGAGTAAAGAAAAGGAGTTGAGAATAGAAAGGAACCATGAGTTGCTCACAACCAAAAGTGAGGTGGATTTGGTTATTCTCTTGTTTTCTTCACAAGAAAGTTGTAGCTAACCAATAAAACTTTTCctttgttaaatatttattttaaaatacgactaatttaaattcaaaaatcctTCTTATATGGTATAAAACTCCTTACTAAATTGTAATTTCATCTCAGAggatttaaatttgaaactacTAATCAAGTATACTAAAATACTTACAATTAGAGGCGACGTAGCTAGGGTACTATTACATATGGGTACAACGAATCCAATTACGTATTTTTTGCTAAAACTTTacgtttttatatttatattaaaaaattcattcattaaAAACTATGCttaaattaaatacttaatCGAGTAAACTACACGAGCTATGAATTTAATAACAAATTAGCATCCATAACTTTCAAACCCTATACTTAGCTTTGCGCCTCTAACCTGATCTTCTTACTATTGCACCATAACTTTTGAtcgttaataaatatatatgtgcaGTTGTGGAGCCACATGTAGTCGACACTCCTTTGttggaaaattaaattatgtagctagactaaaaatatcttttacgtatatatatattacatattgacACTCCTTGACTTTATACGATTCTATTTCTTTAGATTTTTACATCTCTTAGATAAAATTCTAGATCTGTCACCGTGTACGTGTGTCTTTTTCGATGAcgtataacaaaacaaaatttaatttgCAAGTTGCAAGTGGTCACTATAGGTATATTAGTTAGTAGTATTATATAGCTGGAtcattcattttctttattggATGTCACCCTATTTTGTACGTATCACTCTAAAATTCCTTATTGCGCAATTTAATGGACAATTGCTTTTTATTTAACACAAAaaggaaagtaaaaaaaaagacgTATTTCTTTCGttacattttatatgatatattttgacTGAACAcagacaaaaatattaaaatttgaaatataaaaaaattactatatttttaaGTAATCGTAAATCATTTATGTTAATAATTGATAAAAggtattataaaataaaattattttataattatagtaaGATCGGACGAAGTACTATAGATATAATCATACTCAtatatgtaattaaaatattacaagtTTTTAATAGTATACATACACTATAATGAGTTCAATTAATTAGGTAACAATCCAATATTCTTTGCTAGTTCACTATTGactataaatatgtaatttaatatttttttttataataatattgtttatctaagatattattttaaaatatcatatcgaattgttattattaagaaacatattgtattttatatatgtatataatacaCTAAGGTCTAgtattatttgtttgtattatGAGTAAGGCATCTTTTTGTAGGCGGTGGATAGATGAAAATGTAAATTGCAAGCAATTCAAAGAATTAATTTGCTGTATTATTTATGCCaatgaaattatttatcatatatcgtaaagttatttttgtatgatttataagtttatgaatttaatttttactatttgtATAATGATAATTAGGTTGTTTAGattataatatgtttaaaattttacatgagcgtgaaatattttatataatataacacactattttttatttgaataaaaataaatgtagaaCTGGAAATTAGCTGTTGAAAACTAATTTAAATTGCTTGAGacacaaattattattttttcatattaaaggGAGAAAAATATGGGCACGATTTACGATGCATGGCACATGTTATCTGCTAATTCTTCTCCATGATTTCCTGCTACATTGGAGCTTGCTTacttgcataaaaaaaattagaaaattatttcagATACGTCAATTTTCTTTCGTTGATACATCTCTATCTCCTTTTGAATAatacattattttcattttgataCGTCTATCACATATATATTCGTATATCTTACGTACTCTCAGATACATTCCTCTCTTCTCGGATACATCTCACATCTCTCATCTATGTACTTGGATGTCTAAGCAGGGGCGGACCTACAGTTGTGCAAGTGAATCCACTTTGTTGAAAAATAACAtcgtatatatatgtatatttaatcagtttttaaaattatatatataaatatataattttgaccCCACTAACACAAATTTAAAGCTTGGCCAAATGGTTGAGGAGGTTCAAGTTCTCCCGGCCAATCCGGATTGAATCCCAGTatgctttttttatttttaattcgtttttttacatttttatttatttattttttatatcttgaACTCACTTTATAAAAATTTTTGGTCCGTCACTGATGTCTAGTGATGCCTCCGGAAGTCTAATGATATATCAGGAAGTCCAGTAATATAtcgaaattcataaattttaagtaatttttgtaatttgaaaaaaaatagtgaaataatATAATCTACTCAAAAAATTATGAGATAATTTACTGTTATGTACTCttattagtattaattaagtactattcattcaaaaatacatttttaaaaaatattaatttcattataCTTGTATAAACAGTTTACGATATTCAATAAATCATATTAAGAGTATGTTTTAAGCAATTTTAGCACATAAATACACTCTTCATTGAATGTGTAATTTTTGTCTTCATTAAATGTATGTCTCTTTTATTGTTGTCTTATAataagttgaaaaataaaagaggccAACTTAACAAATcatcaaatgatgcacatactTCTTGCTGCTAcatgaaatatatgttttaattttatttttcttttggggCAGCTACAAATTTATAATTGGTCTAATTATATGTGCATGAATTTGTTTGGTAATAAAACGgagaattttttatcaaattaagtcattacataaagtaatttattaaaataatatgttttttaaaaattttacaaaactagtataaacatATTTTACAGTAacttttagggtatatttttaaaagttgacgacgttaggttgatatacgttactgtgAATAACGTTTTAgtagtaaaacgttactgtgagtaacgtaaATAAACATAACGCCgtcaacttttaaaatataccctaaaagttactgtgaaatacgtttatattagttttgtaaaattttttaaaaaacatattattttgataaattgttttatataatgacttagtttgatCAAAACCtctaaaaagaataaaattatctcaattTCAAATAGACGAATTGCGTTGAATTTGGATAAATTAAAAGTGATTTATATTACCAAAAGAATAAGTCATTGTATCACTCGACACTCGGCCCGAAAGCTACTTGAGCTTAAATGGGCTAAAAATAGAATCATAACCTCCCGCTATAGATTTTTACTAAGTTTTAATtgtcaaaaacaatttttttttattaaagttatatatagtatatcaaaatagaataatattttgttaaGATTTATCATAGATTAATTCGATTACACGTATATCAACTCAAGTTTTAATAGACTGAGTCAATCTAGGGATATATCAAATGATCAATAACCAACTCGAATTTGAACAGATTAGACGAATTATATTTTCACGAGCTAATTATTTTACGAGGTCTACCCCTACATACTTGTGTTATTGGCTGGACAAGTTGCTTGTTTTAGAACTCTTTTTCATATATAGTCCCACTTGAGTCTTGCATGTAGAAGTAAAAAGTTTTCCTAAAAGAATGTCAGAAATAACACTCAGTTTCatgtgaaaaaaatgaatatttttatatatagtttataATAAATGCAACAAGtttacttaaatataaaaacCTTTATAACTGTCAATATTTGTCTAGTggaacattttctttaaatgaaATAAGTGTGTTTTGTGGAATTAAAAAGGGACATGAAAATTGAgtgatattttccttttttaaaaagaaagtagTAATATTTCAAGtgaaattgagaaagaatattTATAATCTGAAATTGTATTTAAACATGCATTTCACTcgtaaaatagaatattaaagttttttttgtcCATTAcgaattaatttttcaaacttCAAAGACTCGGTCTTTAGTTTTTGGTGAAACTTTTGACTATATAAAACCATAAACAAATGTCGTTATTTGGAAATTTGACATGTTATTTTTGAAAGTTTCAATTCTATCGTTCTATGTAGGACTTATATATTAATTCGATCCGACTTATTATTTGGAAAAAGAGAAGTCCAAGTAATAATTCCATTTGTTTTTTGATATTGCTTTGGGCTTATTTAGTAACGAAAGTCCAAACTTTCTTTTGGAAAACTATTGGGTAGTTCTTGTAGCAAGGCCCATAAGTTTTCAACGAGCAACTAAACACTTTCATTTGAGCCTAAAGAAATTCGAATAACGtttataatcaaatattttgaatttaaatttaaaaatttaacgaGAAATTGataagaatgttttttttttctaatagagCTTCaccatgtttttttttctaatagagCTTCACCTTTTTGAGATCAAAAGTTATATCAGGATATATCAGGTCAATAAACTTATAAATATGACGGTATTAGATTTAATTACTTacttaaaagtttaaaattcattttattgtGTAGTTTCACATTAGAATTTAAAAATGATTACATTTTGAagaatttataaaaaagaattatttttctgACAAAGAACTTTCAaatgttgattatttttttaaaaaaatgtagcTTGTATGGATTTTTATAGGTATAATAcacaataaatattcaaatttggTATTGATGGCTTAAACACTCCACTTTTAAAGATGATACATAAACTAACATAATGGACACAAGTTAAAGTGTCTGTATGTGCATATTCAAAGTTTGAGTGTATAAacattaagttaaaacttaaatttgaacattcttttttatgtattttgtcatttttatacataaatactACATTAACGTGTTTTTTAAACTTGATCCCATACAACATCTACCTTTTAACTTTTGAGTGTGCATAAAAATACTGTTAAACTTAACTTGACCTCATCTTACATCTATTTTTTATGTTGAGTGTATTATATGCACTAAATAATAGTTTACTTGTGAGAACTTCATATTACGAAATAATTGATTTGTGTTATATCACCAGAAAAAATCGAAGTTACAGAAATGGCGGTACAAAGGGGACGTAACGGCATGATGGGTGAAGAAGATGACGAAGGCGGTTTATTCGAGGAGGAATTGGAGTTCGAAGAAGAGCCAGATTCTCACATACCTCTTCACCTCCGTGACATTTTCAACGCCGCCGAGTCCGGCGACGTCGACGCCCTTCGCCAAGCCCTAGGTTTGTTCTCcgtacaaattttttttgttcgtAAATGCTTATATTTAACTCTGTTTGAGTATTATAGAACAATTATAACCACAATAATTGCTGCTATGTTAAGTTATGAGTTCTAGCGTTGACATGAACCTCACATTTATATCCGGTTTAGCTCGAATCGGACCTGTACTATTCCGATTCGAACTCCAGATGCACTGGTATGCAATGTAGGTGTGTAACTATGGTGAATGAAGTGTCTATGTAGGTGTGAATTCATGGTGAATGAAGTGTTGCTATATGCAGCGGCGGAGCTAAAAATGAACGAGTGTCAAAAGGTGGCTCAGCCGCTGTGTATAGGTGTGAAGCTATGGCGAGTATAAGTGTTTCCTATAGGTGTGAAGCTATGGTGAGTATAAGTGTTTCCTATAGGTGTGAAGCTATGGTGAGTATAAGTGTTTCCTATAGGTGTGATTTGTGAAGCTATGGTGAGTATAAGTGTTATCTATAGTGTGAAGCTATGGTGAGTGAAGTGCTTATGTTATATATAGGTGTAGAAATATGGTGAGTGGAAGTGATAAAAGGACACAAGGTAGAGTAAAATTGCATCAGTAAATTATCTAGAGAAACTTGTAACTTCTGGAGTCCATGTAGACTCAgcaaaataataactaattacaTGCTGGTTCTTCTGTTGGTGTGGAACTATGGTGAGTGAAGTATTGAAATGGGACGAGGTAAACTTAATTTGTCTGGAAAAATTTACAACCTCTTGGAATCCATGCATACTTAGCAAAACATATAGCTCAATGGAGGGAATAGATGTGCACAGGTGATGCCAATTAGGTTGGAATAGGTTTTTTGTCATGTTAGTATGTTTACGTTTAGTTCTATGCTTTCTAGGAGTCTTTTGCCCCTACTTGATATTTTTATGCCATAGAAAATATAGGGAGCTTCTAGTACACTtcctattatttatttattttttgtataatgttGGTCTGAGATGTATAAAAGGAGAAATATGGTCAGTAAGGATTCTTTTAACTGAATCTAACTTATTTCGGACTGAGGCGTGGTTATTTGTTGTATACTAATCTCGAATCAAACTaaaaacactcctattaatgcGGAACCCACTGTAAGATGCAAGCATACTAACATATTAAGCTTTAATGTCTGTTGAATTATTAAcgttatttttttctattgacCTTATTTATCTGTATGGTCTTTGCTAGTTTTGACATGTTGTTCAACTTACTGTTGTAAAGGGCATAATTCCCAAGGATGAACTGATGGATTTGATTTTATGGAAGAATATTAAGCTTTTGGGGGGCAGGGGATTGTGGTTGAATAGCTGAAGATTTAGTAGTGCTACTCAGAGATTTATATAAATTTGCTTATAGCtttgattttaacataaaaaaggAAGTTGTTACAACGAAATGAACATGTGATAATTTAGTCTTAGCTAGTGGAACCAGAAAAACATAGATCTGTTAGTGTAATGTTCAAATAAGTAAGCAATTTATAATTTGAGGTCCGATTTTTAGTAAAAGTGGTGGTACTTGCTCCCAAATATGTAGAATGTATGcattcttttaaaaaacaacaacattgaGTTGACAAGAAAGTTGGCGCATATTGATGATTGTTGCTATGCCGTACACAATGGAACAACACAAGCACACAACCACGCACACATGTAGATAGAGGGGTAATGATAGAGCACATTTGTGTGAGGTTGTTCTTGGCATTTATGTGGACACATGCAGAATGCCATATTGGTGGTTGAGATGAAGGAATGTTATGGAAACAAGTGTGAACATTGGCTGTGCTTTAGTGTCTGAAACCCCTTTGACAAGGTTGGTTTTGTTAACACTCCTATCCATCCCAAGGGTAAATGAAAGGAATTCGAATGATTTAAGCTGGAATGTAACAAAGCCCATACATATATTAGAACGCAAGAAAGGGAGATCTGGAGATTCACCTTCTTATCAAATTCATTCAGCTAGGTGGGATATAGTACCTACTCTCTTGTGGTTTAAGGGTGATGTGTGGAACATTGGCTTAATTAAGCTTGACTACAGCAAAGCCAGCACCTTCACAACATAGCAGGGTGGAGGGCAACACAATTCACTCAGTCTAACCACTCTTGTACTTCTTGACTGGTAAGACTAAAAACCCACCCTTCTCTCATTTTCTTGTGGTTTAGGTTGTTGGCTTTGAAAGGAGGAGATAACAAGGTTACTCAGGCTGGTGTTAGCAGCAGTAGAAGTGCCTTGCACCTGAAACTTGGTAAATCACACTTTTGAATTGTGATTCACGTGTTGCATCCTATGACTACTTTTATGTGGGAAAGTTTGGAACATCATTTTTCTCTCCTGCCCAGTCCAATAACAATTCATTTCCATTTTCTGTTAATCTAAAATGACTTTTACCGAGCTGCAATTTGATCGCTGCATTGTTATTTATGGTTGATTTTGTCACCCATGTTTCTGGGAGAAGTAAATAAAttgttctatatatttttactaatcAAATATAAGTTTTCCTATATACCttgttataaattttatctGTCATACTAATGAAACTACTTGATGGGCTGCTGCAGATAATTTTAATGGAAACATTGATGAACCTCTAGAAGATGGGGACACTGCTCTTCATATTACTTGTCTGTATGGCCATCTGGCATGTGTGGAGGTTGGTCCACTCTCTATTCTCAAGTCGGAAACAGTCCCTACAGCAGACATTACATTACGGTGGATCTTTGGTGTTGATTTCATTATCATGTTTTTGACTAATActaat
Coding sequences within it:
- the LOC101256516 gene encoding zinc finger protein ZAT5 is translated as MIKIKKCYTMEVHDDRGCDQDQQLNMVIKRRRTKRPRPPSPLTLGITTSSCSTVEGASSGELVDGHVANSLLRSNNCGGMIDDKIVRNTNQEEEDMANCLILLAQGHNFQKSSSLSQSPTLDVYQCKTCNRSFPSFQALGGHRASHKKPKTLEDQIKNLKSNDHHHHQQAENNIRLKLNNNDDHVTTLSLQIPNNSNNNSNNKNKNRVHECSICGAEFNSGQALGGHMRRHRPLPNSIAITSNHHIHEESHHHHHHDQQIIKNNTRAFLSLDLNLPAPEDDHRPENSKFTFATKEQVIVFSASSLVDCHY